From one Meles meles chromosome 18, mMelMel3.1 paternal haplotype, whole genome shotgun sequence genomic stretch:
- the MINK1 gene encoding misshapen-like kinase 1 isoform X2 gives MGDPAPARSLDDIDLSALRDPAGIFELVEVVGNGTYGQVYKGRHVKTGQLAAIKVMDVTEDEEEEIKQEINMLKKYSHHRNIATYYGAFIKKSPPGNDDQLWLVMEFCGAGSVTDLVKNTKGNALKEDCIAYICREILRGLAHLHAHKVIHRDIKGQNVLLTENAEVKLVDFGVSAQLDRTVGRRNTFIGTPYWMAPEVIACDENPDATYDYRSDIWSLGITAIEMAEGAPPLCDMHPMRALFLIPRNPPPRLKSKKWSKKFTDFIDTCLIKTYLSRPPTEQLLKFPFIRDQPTERQVRIQLKDHIDRSRKKRGEKEETEYEYSGSEEEDDSHGEEGEPSSIMNVPGESTLRREFLRLQQENKSNSEAVKQQLQQQQLQQQRDPEAHIQHLLHQRQRRIEEQKEERRRVEEQQRREREQRKLQEKEQQRLEDMQALRREEERRQAEREQEYIRHRLEEEQRQLEILQQQLLQEQALLLEYKRKQLEEQRQSERLQRQLQQEHAYLKSLQQQQQQQQGLPGDRKPLYHYGRGVAAADKPAWAREVEERTRMNKQQNSPLAKTKPGSTGPEPPLPQATPGPPGPLSQTPPMQRPVEPQEGPHKSLVAHRVPLKPYAAPVPRSQSLQDQPTRNLAAFPAAHEPDPAVATPSATPSATPSARGAVIRQNSDPTSEGPGPSPSPPAWVRPDPEAPPKVPQRTSSIAAALNTSGAGGARPAQAVRARPRSNSAWQIYLQRRAERGTPKPPGPPAQPPGPPNACSNPDLRRSDPGWERPEGALPSHGHLPQAGSLERNRVGASSKLDSSPVLSSGNKAKPEDHRSRPGRPADFVLLKERALDEAPRPPKKAMDYSSSSEEVESSEDEEESNGEPSEGSRDTPGARDGDTDSVSTMVVHDVEEMAGTQTPYGGGTMVVQRTPEEERGLLHADSNGYTNLPDVVQPSHSPTESGKGQSPPSKDGGSDYQSRGLVKAPGKSSFTMFVDLGVYQPGGSGDTIPITALVGGEGGRLDQLQYDVRKGSVVNVNPTNTRAHSETPEIRKYKKRFNSEILCAALWGVNLLVGTENGLMLLDRSGQGKVYGLIGRRRFQQMDVLEGLNLLITISGKRNKLRVYYLSWLRNKILHNDPDVEKKQGWTTVGDMEGCGHYRVVKYERIKFLVIALKSSVEVYAWAPKPYHKFMAFKSFADLPHRPLLVDLTVEEGQRLKVIYGSSAGFHAVDVDSGNSYDIYIPVHIQSQITPHAIIFLPDTDGMEMLLCYEDEGVYVNTYGRIIKDVVLQWGEMPTSVAYICSNQIMGWGEKAIEIRSVETGHLDGVFMHKRAQRLKFLCERNDKVFFASVRSGGSSQVYFMTLNRNCIMNW, from the exons GACCCTGCTGGAATCTTCGAGCTGGTGGAAGTGGTCGGCAATGGAACGTACGGACAGGTGTACAAG GGTCGGCACGTCAAGACTGGGCAGCTGGCTGCCATCAAGGTCATGGACGTCACGGAG gacgaggaggaggagatCAAACAGGAGATCAACATGCTGAAGAAGTACTCACACCACCGCAACATTGCCACCTACTACGGGGCCTTCATCAAGAAGAGCCCGCCCGGGAACGACGACCAGCTCTGG CTGGTGATGGAGTTCTGCGGCGCGGGCTCCGTGACGGACCTGGTGAAGAACACGAAGGGGAACGCCCTGAAGGAGGACTGCATCGCCTACATCTGCCGGGAGATCCTGCGG ggtCTGGCCCATCTCCACGCTCACAAGGTGATCCATCGGGACATCAAGGGGCAGAACGTGCTGCTGACGGAGAATGCCGAGGTCAAGCTAG TGGATTTTGGGGTGAGTGCCCAGCTGGACCGCACCGTGGGCAGGCGGAACACGTTCATCGGGACCCCCTACTGGATGGCCCCAGAGGTCATCGCCTGCGACGAGAACCCCGACGCCACCTATGATTACCGG AGTGACATTTGGTCTCTAGGAATCACAGCCATCGAGATGGCAGAGGGGGCCCCCC CTCTGTGCGACATGCACCCCATGCGAGCCCTCTTCCTCATCCCACGGAACCCACCCCCCAGACTCAAGTCCAAGAAATG GTCCAAGAAGTTCACCGACTTCATCGACACGTGTCTTATCAAGACGTACCTGAGCCGCCCGCCCACGGAGCAGCTGCTCAAGTTCCCCTTCATCCGTGACCAGCCCACCGAGCGCCAGGTCCGCATCCAGCTCAAGGACCACATAGACCGCTCCCGGAAGAAGCGAGGCGAGAAGG AGGAGACGGAGTACGAGTACAGCGGCAGCGAGGAGGAGGACGACAGCCACGGAGAGGAGGGCGAGCCCAG ctccaTCATGAACGTGCCCGGGGAGTCCACGCTGCGCCGGGAGTTCCTGCGGCTGCAGCAGGAGAACAAGAGCAACTCGGAGGCGGTgaagcagcagctgcagcagcagcagctccagcAGCAGCGCGACCCCGAGGCGCACATCCAGCACCTGCTGCACCAGCGCCAGCGCCGCATcgaggagcagaaggaggagcGGCGGCGCGTGGAGGAG CAACAGCGGCGGGAGCGGGAGCAGCGGAAGCTgcaggagaaggagcagcagcGGCTGGAGGACATGCAGGCCCTGCGGCGGGAGGAGGAGCGGCGGCAGGCTGAGCGCGAGCAG gagtATATCCGTCACAGGCTAGAGGAAGAGCAGCGACAGCTCGAGATCCTCCAGCAACAGCTGCTCCAGGAACAGGCCCTGCTGCTG GAGTACAAGCGGAAGCAGCTGGAGGAGCAGCGGCAGTCGGAGCGGCTCCAGCGGCAGCTGCAGCAGGAGCACGCCTACCTCAAGTccctccagcagcagcagcagcagcagcagggcctGCCCGGGGACAGGAAGCCACTCTACCACTATGGCCGCGGTGTTGCTGCCGCCGACAAGCCGGCCTGGGCCCGGGAG GTGGAGGAGAGAACGAGGATGAACAAGCAGCAGAACTCCCCCTTGGCCAAGACCAAGCCCGGCAGCACGGGGCccgagccccccctcccccaggccacccCCGGGCCCCCGGGCCCCCTTTCCCAAACCCCTCCTATGCAGAGGCCAGTGGAGCCCCAGGAGGGACCGCACAAG AGCCTGGTGGCGCACCGGGTCCCACTGAAGCCATATGCAGCGCCTGTACCCCGATCCCAGTCCCTGCAGGACCAGCCCACCCGAAACCTGGCTGCCTTCCCGGCCGCCCACGAGCCCGACCCCGCCGTCGCCACGCCCAGCGCCACGCCCAGCGCCACGCCCAGCGCCCGAGGAGCCGTCATCCGCCAGAACTCCGATCCCACCTCTGAAGGgcctggccccagccccagccccccagcctggGTCCGGCCGGATCCTGAGGCCCCACCCAAG GTGCCTCAGAGGACCTCATCCATCGCCGCCGCCCTCAACACCAGTGGGGCTGGAGGGGCCCGGCCCGCCCAGGCTGTCCGCGCCAG ACCTCGCAGCAACTCCGCCTGGCAAATCTATCTGCAAAGGCGGGCAGAGCGGGGCACCCCCAAGCCTccagggccccctgctcagccccCTGGCCCGCCCAACGCCTGTAG CAACCCCGACCTCAGGAGGAGCGACCCTGGCTGGGAGCGCCCAGAAGGTGCCCTCCCGTCTCACGGGCACCTCCCGCAGGCCGGCTCGCTGGAGCGGAACCGTGTGGGAG CCTCCTCCAAACTGGACAGCTCCCCCGTGCTCTCCTCCGGGAACAAAGCCAAGCCCGAGGACCACCGCTCCCGTCCAGGCCGGCCCGCA gATTTCGTGCTGTTGAAAGAGCGAGCCCTAGACGAGGCCCCGCGGCCTCCCAAGAAGGCCATGGACTACTCGTCCTCCAGCGAGGAGGTGGAAAGCAGCGAAGATGAGGAGGAAAGCAACGGCGAGCCCTCCGAGGGGAGCAGAGATACCCCCGGGGCCCG CGACGGAGACACCGACAGCGTCAGCACCATGGTGGTCCACGACGTGGAGGAGATGGCCGGGACCCAGACCCCCTATGGGGGCGGCACCATGGTGGTCCAGCGC ACCCCTGAGGAGGAGCGCGGCCTGCTGCACGCGGACAGCAACGGCTACACCAACCTTCCGGATGTCGTCCAGCCCAGCCACTCGCCCACGGAAAGCGGCAAAGGCCAAAGCCCCCCCTCGAAGGACGGAGGCAGCGAT taCCAGTCTCGTGGGCTGGTAAAGGCCCCTGGCAAGAGCTCATTCACCATGTTTGTGGACCTAGGGGTCTACCAGCCCGGAGGCAGTGGGGACACCATCCCCATCACAG CCCTGGTCGGGGGAGAGGGCGGCCGGCTGGATCAGCTCCAATACGACGTCCGGAAAGGGTCTGTGGTCAACGTGAACCCCACCAACACCCGCGCCCACAGCGAGACCCCCGAGATTCGGAAGTACAAGAAGCGGTTCAATTCAGAGATCCTCTGTGCGGCCCTTTGGG GCGTCAACCTGCTGGTGGGCACGGAGAACGGCCTGATGCTTCTGGACCGCAGCGGCCAGGGCAAGGTGTACGGGCTCATCGGGCGGCGGCGCTTTCAGCAAATGGACGTGCTGGAAGGTCTCAACCTGCTCATCACCATCTCAG GGAAAAGGAACAAACTGCGGGTGTATTACCTGTCTTGGCTCCGGAACAAGATTCTGCACAACGACCCGGACGTGGAGAAGAAGCAGGGCTGGACCACCGTGGGGGACATGGAGGGCTGCGGGCACTACCGCGTGG TGAAATACGAGCGCATTAAGTTCCTGGTCATCGCCCTGAAGAGCTCCGTGGAGGTGTACGCCTGGGCCCCCAAGCCGTACCACAAGTTCATGGCCTTCAAG TCCTTCGCCGACCTCCCTCACCGCCCTCTGCTGGTCGACCTGACCGTGGAAGAGGGTCAGCGGCTCAAGGTCATCTACGGCTCCAGCGCTGGCTTCCACGCGGTGGACGTGGACTCGGGGAACAGCTACGACATCTACATCCCAGTGCAC ATCCAGAGCCAGATCACACCCCACGCCATCATCTTCCTCCCCGACACCGACGGCATGGAGATGCTGCTCTGCTACGAGGACGAGGGCGTCTACGTGAACACCTACGGGCGGATCATTAAGGACGTGGTGCTGCAGTGGGGAGAGATGCCCACCTCCGTGG cCTACATCTGCTCCAACCAGATCATGGGCTGGGGCGAGAAAGCCATTGAGATCCGCTCGGTGGAGACCGGCCACCTGGATGGCGTCTTCATGCACAAACGGGCCCAGAGGCTCAAGTTCCTGTGCGAGCGGAACGACAAG GTGTTTTTCGCCTCCGTCCGCTCCGGGGGCAGCAGCCAGGTTTACTTCATGACACTGAACCGGAACTGCATCATGAACTGGTGA
- the MINK1 gene encoding misshapen-like kinase 1 isoform X1 → MGDPAPARSLDDIDLSALRDPAGIFELVEVVGNGTYGQVYKGRHVKTGQLAAIKVMDVTEDEEEEIKQEINMLKKYSHHRNIATYYGAFIKKSPPGNDDQLWLVMEFCGAGSVTDLVKNTKGNALKEDCIAYICREILRGLAHLHAHKVIHRDIKGQNVLLTENAEVKLVDFGVSAQLDRTVGRRNTFIGTPYWMAPEVIACDENPDATYDYRSDIWSLGITAIEMAEGAPPLCDMHPMRALFLIPRNPPPRLKSKKWSKKFTDFIDTCLIKTYLSRPPTEQLLKFPFIRDQPTERQVRIQLKDHIDRSRKKRGEKEETEYEYSGSEEEDDSHGEEGEPSSIMNVPGESTLRREFLRLQQENKSNSEAVKQQLQQQQLQQQRDPEAHIQHLLHQRQRRIEEQKEERRRVEEQQRREREQRKLQEKEQQRLEDMQALRREEERRQAEREQEYIRHRLEEEQRQLEILQQQLLQEQALLLEYKRKQLEEQRQSERLQRQLQQEHAYLKSLQQQQQQQQGLPGDRKPLYHYGRGVAAADKPAWAREVEERTRMNKQQNSPLAKTKPGSTGPEPPLPQATPGPPGPLSQTPPMQRPVEPQEGPHKSLVAHRVPLKPYAAPVPRSQSLQDQPTRNLAAFPAAHEPDPAVATPSATPSATPSARGAVIRQNSDPTSEGPGPSPSPPAWVRPDPEAPPKVPQRTSSIAAALNTSGAGGARPAQAVRARPRSNSAWQIYLQRRAERGTPKPPGPPAQPPGPPNACSNPDLRRSDPGWERPEGALPSHGHLPQAGSLERNRVGASSKLDSSPVLSSGNKAKPEDHRSRPGRPASYKRAIGEDFVLLKERALDEAPRPPKKAMDYSSSSEEVESSEDEEESNGEPSEGSRDTPGARDGDTDSVSTMVVHDVEEMAGTQTPYGGGTMVVQRTPEEERGLLHADSNGYTNLPDVVQPSHSPTESGKGQSPPSKDGGSDYQSRGLVKAPGKSSFTMFVDLGVYQPGGSGDTIPITALVGGEGGRLDQLQYDVRKGSVVNVNPTNTRAHSETPEIRKYKKRFNSEILCAALWGVNLLVGTENGLMLLDRSGQGKVYGLIGRRRFQQMDVLEGLNLLITISGKRNKLRVYYLSWLRNKILHNDPDVEKKQGWTTVGDMEGCGHYRVVKYERIKFLVIALKSSVEVYAWAPKPYHKFMAFKSFADLPHRPLLVDLTVEEGQRLKVIYGSSAGFHAVDVDSGNSYDIYIPVHIQSQITPHAIIFLPDTDGMEMLLCYEDEGVYVNTYGRIIKDVVLQWGEMPTSVAYICSNQIMGWGEKAIEIRSVETGHLDGVFMHKRAQRLKFLCERNDKVFFASVRSGGSSQVYFMTLNRNCIMNW, encoded by the exons GACCCTGCTGGAATCTTCGAGCTGGTGGAAGTGGTCGGCAATGGAACGTACGGACAGGTGTACAAG GGTCGGCACGTCAAGACTGGGCAGCTGGCTGCCATCAAGGTCATGGACGTCACGGAG gacgaggaggaggagatCAAACAGGAGATCAACATGCTGAAGAAGTACTCACACCACCGCAACATTGCCACCTACTACGGGGCCTTCATCAAGAAGAGCCCGCCCGGGAACGACGACCAGCTCTGG CTGGTGATGGAGTTCTGCGGCGCGGGCTCCGTGACGGACCTGGTGAAGAACACGAAGGGGAACGCCCTGAAGGAGGACTGCATCGCCTACATCTGCCGGGAGATCCTGCGG ggtCTGGCCCATCTCCACGCTCACAAGGTGATCCATCGGGACATCAAGGGGCAGAACGTGCTGCTGACGGAGAATGCCGAGGTCAAGCTAG TGGATTTTGGGGTGAGTGCCCAGCTGGACCGCACCGTGGGCAGGCGGAACACGTTCATCGGGACCCCCTACTGGATGGCCCCAGAGGTCATCGCCTGCGACGAGAACCCCGACGCCACCTATGATTACCGG AGTGACATTTGGTCTCTAGGAATCACAGCCATCGAGATGGCAGAGGGGGCCCCCC CTCTGTGCGACATGCACCCCATGCGAGCCCTCTTCCTCATCCCACGGAACCCACCCCCCAGACTCAAGTCCAAGAAATG GTCCAAGAAGTTCACCGACTTCATCGACACGTGTCTTATCAAGACGTACCTGAGCCGCCCGCCCACGGAGCAGCTGCTCAAGTTCCCCTTCATCCGTGACCAGCCCACCGAGCGCCAGGTCCGCATCCAGCTCAAGGACCACATAGACCGCTCCCGGAAGAAGCGAGGCGAGAAGG AGGAGACGGAGTACGAGTACAGCGGCAGCGAGGAGGAGGACGACAGCCACGGAGAGGAGGGCGAGCCCAG ctccaTCATGAACGTGCCCGGGGAGTCCACGCTGCGCCGGGAGTTCCTGCGGCTGCAGCAGGAGAACAAGAGCAACTCGGAGGCGGTgaagcagcagctgcagcagcagcagctccagcAGCAGCGCGACCCCGAGGCGCACATCCAGCACCTGCTGCACCAGCGCCAGCGCCGCATcgaggagcagaaggaggagcGGCGGCGCGTGGAGGAG CAACAGCGGCGGGAGCGGGAGCAGCGGAAGCTgcaggagaaggagcagcagcGGCTGGAGGACATGCAGGCCCTGCGGCGGGAGGAGGAGCGGCGGCAGGCTGAGCGCGAGCAG gagtATATCCGTCACAGGCTAGAGGAAGAGCAGCGACAGCTCGAGATCCTCCAGCAACAGCTGCTCCAGGAACAGGCCCTGCTGCTG GAGTACAAGCGGAAGCAGCTGGAGGAGCAGCGGCAGTCGGAGCGGCTCCAGCGGCAGCTGCAGCAGGAGCACGCCTACCTCAAGTccctccagcagcagcagcagcagcagcagggcctGCCCGGGGACAGGAAGCCACTCTACCACTATGGCCGCGGTGTTGCTGCCGCCGACAAGCCGGCCTGGGCCCGGGAG GTGGAGGAGAGAACGAGGATGAACAAGCAGCAGAACTCCCCCTTGGCCAAGACCAAGCCCGGCAGCACGGGGCccgagccccccctcccccaggccacccCCGGGCCCCCGGGCCCCCTTTCCCAAACCCCTCCTATGCAGAGGCCAGTGGAGCCCCAGGAGGGACCGCACAAG AGCCTGGTGGCGCACCGGGTCCCACTGAAGCCATATGCAGCGCCTGTACCCCGATCCCAGTCCCTGCAGGACCAGCCCACCCGAAACCTGGCTGCCTTCCCGGCCGCCCACGAGCCCGACCCCGCCGTCGCCACGCCCAGCGCCACGCCCAGCGCCACGCCCAGCGCCCGAGGAGCCGTCATCCGCCAGAACTCCGATCCCACCTCTGAAGGgcctggccccagccccagccccccagcctggGTCCGGCCGGATCCTGAGGCCCCACCCAAG GTGCCTCAGAGGACCTCATCCATCGCCGCCGCCCTCAACACCAGTGGGGCTGGAGGGGCCCGGCCCGCCCAGGCTGTCCGCGCCAG ACCTCGCAGCAACTCCGCCTGGCAAATCTATCTGCAAAGGCGGGCAGAGCGGGGCACCCCCAAGCCTccagggccccctgctcagccccCTGGCCCGCCCAACGCCTGTAG CAACCCCGACCTCAGGAGGAGCGACCCTGGCTGGGAGCGCCCAGAAGGTGCCCTCCCGTCTCACGGGCACCTCCCGCAGGCCGGCTCGCTGGAGCGGAACCGTGTGGGAG CCTCCTCCAAACTGGACAGCTCCCCCGTGCTCTCCTCCGGGAACAAAGCCAAGCCCGAGGACCACCGCTCCCGTCCAGGCCGGCCCGCA AGCTATAAGCGCGCCATCGGTGAG gATTTCGTGCTGTTGAAAGAGCGAGCCCTAGACGAGGCCCCGCGGCCTCCCAAGAAGGCCATGGACTACTCGTCCTCCAGCGAGGAGGTGGAAAGCAGCGAAGATGAGGAGGAAAGCAACGGCGAGCCCTCCGAGGGGAGCAGAGATACCCCCGGGGCCCG CGACGGAGACACCGACAGCGTCAGCACCATGGTGGTCCACGACGTGGAGGAGATGGCCGGGACCCAGACCCCCTATGGGGGCGGCACCATGGTGGTCCAGCGC ACCCCTGAGGAGGAGCGCGGCCTGCTGCACGCGGACAGCAACGGCTACACCAACCTTCCGGATGTCGTCCAGCCCAGCCACTCGCCCACGGAAAGCGGCAAAGGCCAAAGCCCCCCCTCGAAGGACGGAGGCAGCGAT taCCAGTCTCGTGGGCTGGTAAAGGCCCCTGGCAAGAGCTCATTCACCATGTTTGTGGACCTAGGGGTCTACCAGCCCGGAGGCAGTGGGGACACCATCCCCATCACAG CCCTGGTCGGGGGAGAGGGCGGCCGGCTGGATCAGCTCCAATACGACGTCCGGAAAGGGTCTGTGGTCAACGTGAACCCCACCAACACCCGCGCCCACAGCGAGACCCCCGAGATTCGGAAGTACAAGAAGCGGTTCAATTCAGAGATCCTCTGTGCGGCCCTTTGGG GCGTCAACCTGCTGGTGGGCACGGAGAACGGCCTGATGCTTCTGGACCGCAGCGGCCAGGGCAAGGTGTACGGGCTCATCGGGCGGCGGCGCTTTCAGCAAATGGACGTGCTGGAAGGTCTCAACCTGCTCATCACCATCTCAG GGAAAAGGAACAAACTGCGGGTGTATTACCTGTCTTGGCTCCGGAACAAGATTCTGCACAACGACCCGGACGTGGAGAAGAAGCAGGGCTGGACCACCGTGGGGGACATGGAGGGCTGCGGGCACTACCGCGTGG TGAAATACGAGCGCATTAAGTTCCTGGTCATCGCCCTGAAGAGCTCCGTGGAGGTGTACGCCTGGGCCCCCAAGCCGTACCACAAGTTCATGGCCTTCAAG TCCTTCGCCGACCTCCCTCACCGCCCTCTGCTGGTCGACCTGACCGTGGAAGAGGGTCAGCGGCTCAAGGTCATCTACGGCTCCAGCGCTGGCTTCCACGCGGTGGACGTGGACTCGGGGAACAGCTACGACATCTACATCCCAGTGCAC ATCCAGAGCCAGATCACACCCCACGCCATCATCTTCCTCCCCGACACCGACGGCATGGAGATGCTGCTCTGCTACGAGGACGAGGGCGTCTACGTGAACACCTACGGGCGGATCATTAAGGACGTGGTGCTGCAGTGGGGAGAGATGCCCACCTCCGTGG cCTACATCTGCTCCAACCAGATCATGGGCTGGGGCGAGAAAGCCATTGAGATCCGCTCGGTGGAGACCGGCCACCTGGATGGCGTCTTCATGCACAAACGGGCCCAGAGGCTCAAGTTCCTGTGCGAGCGGAACGACAAG GTGTTTTTCGCCTCCGTCCGCTCCGGGGGCAGCAGCCAGGTTTACTTCATGACACTGAACCGGAACTGCATCATGAACTGGTGA